The genomic interval CTTGGCATTTTACGTCTGCGTTGAAACTGTATTGCATGCGCGCACAGGTGCAGGTGGGAGGTGTTTGTGTTCCCGCATtcgccgccccctcccccgacacacacaccctcccttGCCTTGTTtccatctcttctctccctctaacgcttttctctctgccttctctctacaCGCATGCTTAGCTCTACCACCTGACGTGCAGGGTGCGGaaggaacagagagaggcgttaCAAGGAAACCGAGAGGATGAGGTCGTGCCTCTCTGCACGCGCTTGTGGGCTCTCGTCATGGTGTGCGGTGGTGCAACCGCCTTCACCCCACAGGGAGGAACTGCAATAGTCATACACCGCGCGACCTCAACAAGTTATCGACTGACGTTGCGGGGTAGTGCAGTTGCACGAACACGATGGGACACCAGTAAACCCATCGACAACATGTCTGTAGATGGGCATTTCTGCGTGAGAATGACCACGAAACGCACGCGAGCAGCGGGCACTCACCGGAAGTGCCACTCTTTATTTTTCTTTCagctctgccccccccctctcctcccctcctcccctccctctcttagCTCGTTTGTGCGTTGTGGTTCGCTCTTCTCACCTCAGCACACCCTTTCATTCAGCCAGTCAATTACTCCCTcgttcacacacacacgcacgagagcCCTTGTGTGCCCCGTCGAatttgctctctctttctctctctcgctctcttgctctcgcattcgccctttcctcttctgtcTCTCAGCAATGCCCTCCCTCGAGGACTACCGCATACCATACCCAGCAGCCGGCCCACGCCAGAAGCGCACGGTCATCTACCTGCCGCAACAGGACTCCGCTGTTGAGCAGCATCACCTGCGCGTACAGCTCATTCCAGGCCGCCACGTGAGATGTGAGGATGGCTGTTTCTATCAACTTACCGGTACCGTGTCGGAGGAGACGCTTCAGAGCTGGGGCTACCCGTACTACGTCGTCACGCTCGACGACATCTACCCTGCCCAGTGCTCCCCGAGCGACCCGGCGAACCCGATGACCTTCGTGCCGCTCCGTGAGAGCCTGATGATCCCCTACAATAGCAAGCGCCCCATCGTCCTCTACGTTCCCGAGGATGCCGAGGTGCGCTACCGCGTCTGGTGCAGTGACGTCTTACAGGTGCAGGAAAGCCAACAGGAGCTCGAGGCCCCGGCCGTGTCCCAGTCATGCCCCGTCCCAGTCCGAGAGAGGCAAAACAACCCCGAAGATCACGCGCATCCAGTGGTAGTACACTCGGTGGAGTCCCCGGAAGTCAGCGGCCACAAGGATAGTGATCAGCCTATGAAGAAGTCCTCAAAGTTGAAGCAGTCCTGCAGCAACTCGTCGAGGTCGCTTAAGCACAGCGCTAGCGGGTCGTCTCCAAAGAACACACCGCTGTTCTCCAGAGAGAGTGTACCGCCGGAGCACTCTCTGTCCgcagctcagcagcgacgccgcagcaacgAAAACTCTGCCATCGATGAGaccggtggtggcgcctcgatgaagaagcgcagcggcagtacgTCGAGCCGGAAGGACGACCAAGACAGCGGCTACGAGAAGAAGGTGAAAAACCTATGGAACCGCGCCCGAGGTAACTCGTCGCCGAAGAGGTCCGCCTCACCAAAGAAAAGCGGCCGCGACAGCAGGAGAAACTCGTGAGCGGGTGAGAAAACCAACGCGAGAGGTATGGGAAGGGGTGGGTGTGAGGACATGCAGAACATGGAGAGGGGTGACTGCACGCGCCTATCCGGCAATCGCTTGTGGAGCGAGCAGGGGGTAGCGCAATGCTGAAAAATCGATCCCCAGGAGTGTCTATGCGCTGCGCTTATGAAGTCTGTCTCCTGTACGTGGCAGGTGAgatctcttcccccctcccccccgcgCCGGTACTCGCCACCCGTCCCGCCCATTCTCACCCATGCGCGAAGCACGAGGAACTGCGCTGTGTTGCACACTattgtgtgggtgtgggtgtgctggTCTTCTTTTCAATGCTCGTACTGTGTACCCAACGCCACATATGCTACCGCCTCTACCATCACTACCACCGGCCACTCACCCACTCGCCTGCCAGCCTTGCCGGGGCGCGCTtgtgtcccccccccccggggagagggcgagaccTCACAGGCGCAGGGACCTCTCCGGAGAGGAAGTGGCGACGAtcgtatttttttttccttttcggtCCTCCTCTTGCGTGCACCGTCCGGCGACACTCTTCGCTCGTATAACGCGTCGTCCCACCCCCGAACAAGTCGATCAGCGCTTTACGCCGACAACTTCGCCGCACTTACCTCGGCTACCGTGCGGTTAAACGTTGAGGGAGTGATggaaaggcaaagagaggtAGGAAatgaaagggagggagagtggaAGACCACGACAGGAgcaagcagcgcagaagGGCAGGTGGCGCGAacacagcgccagcgcgaaccggcctcccccctcgctccTCCTATCTTCGCATCCCACTGTCACAGCCCCCACACTTgcggaggcagcagtgccgccgacCAGTGTCcgtctgcctctctgttTGGTTggtatttttttttcactttaCTCCGGCAGATCGCCTCTCTTTGATTCATTCTTCTTTCTCTACTGGGCGCACTCTGGAGCTCCGGCACTCAGCCTCTGAAACCTCCCAGCTTCATCGAGGTACGTAGATACGTGCGAGCAAGCACTCACGCAGCGACACatgcgcatgcacacactggtggggggagggagagggcgcatTCTCTTCCTATCCCTGCACCGTCATCTTCCAGAGGTATTCGGTTTAGCATcgtctctctgcttgtgAGACTTCCTGTAGAGCACTTTcctgccttctcttctgttctctgTGGTTTGTTGGTTGTTTGGTTGTTCGGAGGTGCCTATTCgcacgcacctcctccctcctccctcctccctcacccccctcgcTCATTCCTTcatccccccgcccccgccccttttctctctgtttgccTTTCACATTGTAAAGCACAGCGTGTGCTCCCTGCCCCAGCCCCATGGCGCCACCCCCCTGCTGTCTTCGTCTCACGTCCGCAACGTGagctcctccccacccccttcctcaagTACCCCACCCTCCTCACATCGTCCAActttccttcttcgccttcgcgTGGATGCGTGTGGTCTGCCTGGGTCTAGGCACGGACGAGCGCGTCTGAGGGCCTTAGTGGGACATCTTGTATGGGTGTGATGCGCCCGCGTGTTGTctgcgcgctctcctctgcttAGGTAGCGCTTAAGCGCTGGTGCAGGTGTGCGTTCGGCACTCAGAGCgacttcctccctcccttcccatcccttctctctctctctggctcgTTATGCCGCGCATGACTAAAAGGAGGCCTCTTTGCGAgttgtatgcgtgtgcgagcgtgtgcaccactgcctccctctccacgcCAGAGATCAGCAAAGACAATGCATCCTGCTTACTCGATGGGAAGCGGCGTAACCCTCGATACACGCGTGCCTGCACGACACCCTCCGCAATGACGGAATTACTCACAGGGCCaaagacaagagaaagaagggatgggaaggggggcggtgAGCATGCAAGGCGTGCTCggctcccctcctccgctgttGGACCGTCACCGACTCATCTCGCtctgccttcttcccccATCTTGTTCCATGACAGCAAAGCACTCGTGTGAGTGTCGTTGGGgtaaagcgagagagcggacACGTAGACCGGTGCGCCaggcctccctcccttcctacctctccccctctccctttcaaCGCACCCACTACAGCAATTAACAAcagtgcgtgtgctctcattcctcctccgctgcctgCTACGTCTGCCGttcgtgtgggtgtgtggatgtTTCTACACGGCACAAGGTGCATGGATACGCCTCTCGTCTCATCTCTCTCGTCTCACGCATGCGCGTGGAGGGTGCGTGGGGTTGCTCAGGGGTGCCGTCAGACACACTTTTCTGCAAAGACGGCACACGAATACACCCACCTAACACTGGAATGACCAGAAAAGCCTGACACACACTGAGAGTCTCGAGCAGGTCAGCGACTGCATGAACGTCTCTATTCACtcactcttcctccctcccccctcccgccctgGCCAACcactccccttcccaccACTATTCAGCTCTGCCCTACACACCGGCATAGACGAGCATATACATACACGTCTCCGATTCCCTCTCAGCTCTGCTCTttcacacctctctctcctctccgccgctgccacctgcGCTTAGAGCGCCTCATTCGGTGCCCACGCAACAGGACAgctggtgtgtgcgtgggtgtccGTAGGTACGTGCATCGCATGCGAGTCTCCCTGAGACGAGGCACATCCCTCTCCCAAATCGCACTGACTTCCTCTaggctgcacacacacacacactctctctcgccctcacTCCTTGTGACTGCGCGCGACCTTCGACCTCAACCACTCACCCTCCTGCATCTTTCCcgctccccttttcctctctcagACTACTGAGCTTCTTGTTtatcctcctctctgttctttttcgtctcttgtgctgctgttgttttcctcctctgctgcttgcTTGGCTAATTACTCTGGGTtactgtgtgcgtgtgcgcgtctgaGCGTCCCCCTTCGCACTTCCTCATCTTCCCCTCATCagccccacctcctctctcatctTGTCTTGCTCGTCTGCCGGCGAGCGCCACGTagtctcttttcttcctcagcAGACAATCGTCTGCGATGCTCTCATGGACCTCATCCAACGAGCCCTCCTCGTCTTGTCACCTCCCGGTCGATACCTGTTGTTCATCTTTCCTCGCGTCCTCCGTCCGACATGAGCGAGGCGATGCTGTCGGTACCGAATCTTACAGTCTCGAGGGTGCACTCTCGCCGACACGGACATACGTGGGCAGAGCTCTTGCAGACGAGATGGCGGAGACCGAGAGTCTCGCAGCGACTGGGACTCACAAAAATGCTGCCAGGGTACGAGGCAGTAGTGTCGGCCATGgacaaggaggcggcggtgccgtggAGGCCACTCCAGGCggccgctcctcttctcac from Leishmania panamensis strain MHOM/PA/94/PSC-1 chromosome 15 sequence carries:
- the ISP3-2 gene encoding ecotin, putative (TriTrypDB/GeneDB-style sysID: LpmP.15.0510) translates to MPSLEDYRIPYPAAGPRQKRTVIYLPQQDSAVEQHHLRVQLIPGRHVRCEDGCFYQLTGTVSEETLQSWGYPYYVVTLDDIYPAQCSPSDPANPMTFVPLRESLMIPYNSKRPIVLYVPEDAEVRYRVWCSDVLQVQESQQELEAPAVSQSCPVPVRERQNNPEDHAHPVVVHSVESPEVSGHKDSDQPMKKSSKLKQSCSNSSRSLKHSASGSSPKNTPLFSRESVPPEHSLSAAQQRRRSNENSAIDETGGGASMKKRSGSTSSRKDDQDSGYEKKVKNLWNRARGNSSPKRSASPKKSGRDSRRNS